Proteins encoded together in one Janthinobacterium tructae window:
- a CDS encoding OmpA family protein codes for MKLTPTTMKVLLPLASLLAMGLAQAATPPLPTAPLAMPQLRISDQAVSADQQAYRVLQERIKKLNDGGVRVGDYYLSKAQCWLDVSFHEYTRNDRSAFPLQALQESAKIVAALEDGSTPNPGDATPLVNDATRLRDDLWSSFGTLRASPGFACAAQKVACGEVELVHAGNEYKQQGWRHANPYVQLAEDAQAAAQSAAAACPADKPKREPQPEILPPRIERERITLDMDALFRFDKAGAADMLPQGVEKIRALAARLKQGYVQIDMLSVTGHTDRLGTDSYNQALSERRALTVKQLLREQGIANVISAYGKGKAEPVAACEKVMPRAALIACLQPNRRVEIELTGIKSSAKEGGAP; via the coding sequence ATGAAACTGACCCCGACCACGATGAAGGTATTGCTGCCGCTCGCCAGCCTGCTGGCCATGGGCCTGGCCCAGGCGGCCACGCCGCCCCTGCCAACGGCGCCGCTGGCCATGCCCCAGCTGCGCATCAGCGACCAGGCCGTCTCTGCCGACCAGCAGGCTTATCGTGTGCTGCAGGAACGCATCAAGAAGCTTAACGACGGCGGTGTGCGTGTGGGCGATTATTACTTGTCCAAGGCGCAATGCTGGCTCGACGTGTCTTTCCACGAATACACGCGCAACGACCGCTCGGCCTTTCCCCTGCAAGCCTTGCAGGAATCGGCAAAGATCGTCGCCGCGCTGGAAGATGGCAGCACACCCAATCCTGGCGACGCCACGCCGCTAGTGAACGATGCCACGCGCTTGCGCGACGATCTGTGGTCCAGCTTTGGAACGTTGCGCGCGTCGCCCGGCTTCGCCTGTGCGGCACAGAAGGTGGCGTGCGGTGAAGTGGAACTGGTGCATGCGGGCAATGAATACAAGCAGCAGGGCTGGCGCCATGCGAACCCGTATGTGCAGCTGGCCGAGGATGCGCAGGCGGCAGCCCAGTCCGCCGCTGCAGCATGCCCGGCCGACAAGCCGAAGCGGGAACCGCAGCCGGAAATCCTGCCGCCGCGCATCGAGCGCGAACGCATCACGCTCGACATGGATGCCTTGTTCCGCTTCGACAAGGCGGGCGCGGCCGACATGCTGCCGCAGGGCGTCGAGAAAATCCGCGCACTGGCGGCGCGCCTGAAGCAGGGCTACGTGCAGATCGATATGCTCTCCGTGACGGGCCATACGGACCGCCTGGGCACGGACAGCTACAATCAGGCGCTGTCCGAGCGGCGCGCCTTGACGGTGAAGCAGTTGCTGCGCGAGCAAGGCATCGCCAATGTCATCAGCGCCTATGGCAAGGGCAAGGCCGAACCCGTCGCCGCTTGCGAAAAGGTGATGCCTCGCGCTGCCCTGATCGCCTGTTTGCAGCCGAACCGCCGCGTGGAAATTGAGTTGACGGGTATCAAAAGTTCCGCGAAGGAGGGCGGCGCACCCTAG